The following coding sequences lie in one Chanos chanos chromosome 4, fChaCha1.1, whole genome shotgun sequence genomic window:
- the vsir gene encoding V-type immunoglobulin domain-containing suppressor of T-cell activation, with amino-acid sequence MDLTVAVCLCALLSGIAQANRDTHHSLSLSVPHLYYICPEGANVTLRCTLSGAKAHPNDKVHQMWHFTPHQDQHCHERIRSPPHHSNHSAEGVQFGIAKDSLWVTLKDVRRSDQGKYCCFAADFHVENHKPVVDQRARNHLLLTITPRRGRNDSLQCTVQDFKATDGSSSAAAGLATAACIMGILCLPFILFLVYKQRQGVLSNRRAHELVRMDSEARGHENPVYMGESPQTKTRTVSQILTRQSSETGRHLLADPGTPFTPQSNDNVFFHANEPIPESPDIMQV; translated from the exons ATGGATCTGACGGTcgctgtttgtctctgtgctcttcTGTCTGGCATTGCTCAAG CCAACAGGGACACACATCAttctctgagtctgtctgtaCCACACTTATACTACATCTGCCCTGAAGGTGCCAACGTCACCCTGCGCTGCACCCTGTCTGGTGCCAAAGCTCATCCTAATGACAAAGTCCATCAGATGTGGCACTTTACTCCGCATCAGGACCAGCATTGCCACGAACGCATTCGTTCACCACCTCACCATAGTAACCACTCTGCGGAGGGAGTACAGTTCGGCATAGCTAAGGACTCATTGTGGGTGACTTTGAAGGATGTCAGAAGGTCTGATCAGGGCAAATATTGCTGTTTTGCAGCAGACTTTCACGTCGAAAATCACAAGCCCGTAGTTGATCAGAGAGCTCGCAACCACCTACTGCTTACCATCACTCCAC GGCGAGGGCGAAATGACAGTCTGCAGTGTACAGTCCAAGACTTCAAAGCCACAGATG ggtcATCGTCAGCAGCTGCTGGACTGGCCACAGCAGCGTGCATTATGGGTATTCTGTGCTTGCCCTTCATCCTGTTTCTAGTTTATAAGCAGAGACAAGGGGTTTTGAGCAACCGCC gTGCGCACGAGCTCGTCCGCATGGACAG TGAGGCTCGTGGTCACGAGAATCCCGTGTATATGGGTGAGTCTCCACAGACTAAAACACGGACTGTGTCACAGATTCTCACTCGCCAATCGTCCGAGACAGGGCGCCACCTTCTGGCTGATCCTGGAACTCCGTTCACACCACAGTCAAATGATAATGTCTTCTTCCACGCAAATG agCCTATCCCAGAGAGTCCTGACATCATGCAGGTCTAA